In Flavobacterium enshiense, the genomic stretch GCTTCTCCATTGGCTACCAATTGAGAAATGAACGTGTCATTTGGCTCTGTTTTTCCTTCTCCAATGATTGGGAAAGAAGCATCATCCAAAACTGCATATCCTTTGGTTACCCAATAGACAAAAGAACCATAGTTTGGAAATGTGAATTCGTTCGGGTTTTGATTGGATTGTCCGGCCGAATTCTTGTCTTTAAATTCTGCAGGGTAAGCCCAGATTAATAGTGGAAGTTTCTCCTTCTTCGTTTTTAGGTCGTAGTTTGCAGGAAGGTAAAGAGTTCCTGATAATTCCACACCATCTTTACGTTTGTATTTCAGAACTTCCTTGTGAACATTTTTAATACTTTCAAAAGGATTCTTAAACGTCGTTATCGGAGTGATTTTGTCCTTCGATTTGATATCTCTGAAATAGTAATTCGGGAATTCTGTTGGTGATTGAATCTGCACCAAAACCAATCCTTTTTTATAATCTTCAATGGATAAAATAGCTTCTTTTTTATTCTTGAACGCCGATTGGTATAAGCGTTTCGATTTTAAAGTTTTGATGTTAAATTCATCAATAAAAGGAAATTGACCATCTTTGGTAAAACCATCTCCAAGCAAGTAAGCGTTGTCTCCTTCCAAAGCCAGGACATGTCTGTTGTAATCATTCTTTTTTGTTTCAAAATTCCCCGGATCGGAGTAAATGTCCTGCGAATTTCGGTCGGAAATCACTTTCGGAGTTTCAGATGGATTTGACGGGTTGATTAAGTACGTTTTAGTGTTTCGGGTGTCATACCAGCCGTCATATACCACGGCAATTTTGTCATTTCCCCAGGTGATTCCTTCGTAACGTTGCGGCGTTTTTACTAATGAAACTGGTGACGATGCAAATGGTGCATTCCACAGGAAAACTTCGTCCCTGAAATCGACTTTATTTGCAGGATCGCCTCCGTCTAAAGCTTCAACATAATATAATGTAGCAGGAGTGTCGTTTCTCCAACCCATATTTCTTTTTCCGGTACGAACAGCCATAAAACCTTTAGGCATAATTTCGTTAAGCGGAATTTCGTTCACCGTTTTAACCTCGTTTCCGGATTTGTCATAAACAACTGTTTTTTGAGGAAAACGGCTAAGTGGTACGATGTAGGAAAACGGTTTTTGAAGTGTGGATATCATAAGGTAATTTCCGTCCGGAGAAAAACTTTCGCCAGCATACATGTCGGCTTTTTTAAATAATTCGGCTTTTCCGTTTAAATCGATTTTGTATAATTCCGAACGGACTAATGTTTCGAAATTGGTTTCGTCGGTTTTATTTTTAAGCAAATCCTGAAAAGTTCTGTTCTGAGATACTTTTCCTTCGCTGTTGGACGTTGTTGGGCCTGTTGGTAAATCTTTTTTAGGATCAATTAATGCAGGTCGGTTAGGAACCAGCATTTTTACCAGAAGGTTTTGTCCGTCACGGTACCAGTTAACCGGGTTGCCCATGTTGGCATTAAGATTGGCAGAAGTAAGTTTGGTTGCTTTGGCGGAAACAATATCCAATACCCAAAGCTCTACGCCGGAATTCGTGGTGTGTGTGAAAGCAATTTTCTTCTCGTCGGGTGACCAGGATAGGTTTGCGATTTTTGCATTTTCAGGCAAACCGGTAACCTGAGTTTCATTTTTGTCTTTTATACGACGTACTTTCAGATTGCTGATGTAGGTGACCGTACTTGAAATGTTGGTTAATGGATTGATTCGTAAACCACCCAGTCTCATTTCTTCCTGATTTAAATCGTCCAGGTTTTTGTAAGTATTACGATAAGTTAAAAGCATCCATTCTTTTTTGGTGTCCATACTTACAGATGGAGCCCTTTCGTAGTCTGCCAGCGCTAAAATTTCTTTGGAAGGTTTCTGATACTTAAGGTTTTCCTGTGCAAACAGAGAAGGTCCTAAAAGTAAAAAAAACACTGATTTATAAAGTAGTTTCATAAAAAGTGATTGGTTTAATGAATTTGAAGCTTCTAAAATACTACAAGTTGGTAAAAAATCAGACGAAAATGATGTTAAAAATGAAGGATTTATCGGATATGCTCGCTATGCATCGAAAAAAAGTAACCTATTACTTATTCCGGCTCCAATAATGTTTAAATTTGAGGAACCCTTTTTAATAAAAACTAAAATGATGTACCACTCAAAAATTACGGGATTAGGATATTATGTCCCGGATAATATTGTTACAAACGACGATTTGTCTAAAATAATGGATACCAACGACGAATGGATTCAGGAGCGAACAGGAATTCAGGAACGACGTCATATTATACGAGGAGAAGATACTACAACATCAATGGGGGTGAAGGCTGCGGCCATTGCCATTAAACGTTCGGGAGTTGCCAAGGAAGATATCGATTTTGTAATCTTTGCCACTTTAAGTCCGGATTATTATTTTCCAGGGCCTGGAGTTTTGGTGCAGCGTGATTTAGGATTGCGAACTGTTGGTGCGCTTGACGTAAGAAATCAGTGTTCCGGATTTGTGTATGCGGTTTCAATTGCTGATCAGTACATCAAAACCGGGATGTATAAAAATATTTTGGTTATCGGTTCTGAAGTACATTCCACTGGATTAGACATGAGCACGAGAGGCCGTGGCGTTTCCGTTATTTTTGGAGACGGAGCCGGAGCAGCGGTACTTAGTCGTGAAGAAGATACAACGAAAGGGATTCTTTCCACACACCTTCATTCGGAAGGACAGTATGCCGAAGAACTGGCATTGCAGGCTCCGGGAATGGGGAAACGTTGGATAACCGATATCATTGCAGACGACGATCCGAACGATGAAAGTTATTATCCGTATATGAACGGGCAATTTGTGTTCAAAAATGCAGTGGTTCGTTTCAGTGAGGTAATCAACGAAGGATTGCAAGCGAATAATCTGCAGGTCTCAGATATAAATATGTTGATTCCGCATCAGGCGAATCTGAGAATTTCACAGTTTATTCAGCAGAAATTTAAGTTGACAGATGATCAGGTTTACAATAATATTCAGAAATACGGAAATACGACAGCAGCTTCTATTCCGATTGCTTTAACCGAAGCTTGGGAGAAAGGAAAGATTAAAGAAGGTGATTTGGTTGTTTTAGCGGCCTTCGGAAGCGGGTTTACCTGGGGAAGTGTCATTATTCGCTGGTAATTTACTTTTGTGTTAATTTGCTGATTTTTGTTTGCTGATTTTTGAAATTAATTATTAATTTTAGGAAACTAATTTTAAAATGTGAAACAAATGGCAAGAAGAGTAGCGGTGTTCAACGAAGGTCAGGCAAGATTATTTGAGAACAAGTATCTGGAAATGCTCACCAAGGGCAATCCGATACTGATATGGAGCATGTATATTCCTATATTGTCCTATCTGGTTTTTCGTGCCCATTCAGTTTATGGGTTATCAGTTTTGTTAACAGCGGGTCTTTTTGTGGGCGGAATGCTTTATTGGACCTTTTTTGAATATGTGGCGCATCGTTATTTGTTCCACATGGTAAGTGAGAATATCAAGATGAAAAAAGTCGCATACATCATGCACGGCAATCATCACGAGTATCCAAAAGATAAAGACCGTTTGTTTATGCCTCCTGTGCCGAGTTTGATATTGTCCTCAGCATTGTTTGGGCTGCATTATCTTATTTTGTGGGACTACAATTGGGCTTTTTTTCCTGGCTTCATGTTTGGTTATTTGCTATATGCTTCGATGCATTATGCTATTCACGCTGTTGAACCGCCTTTTGAATTTATGAGGCCTTTGTGGAGAAACCATCAGATGCATCATTACAGAGATGAGCATTTGGGATACGGCGTAAGTAACACTTTTTGGGATAAGGTTTTCGGAACTACTTTTGACTTCCGCAAGCACAAAGAGGATAAAGAAAAAGCAGATGCACTGAAATTTGATAAATAAGAAACAAAAAACCTCGGAGTTGACATTCTCCGAGGTTTTTTTGAAATATAAATATTGAAAAACTAAAAAACTCAATTTTTAGAACATTCCGCCACCCTGTGTTTCGTTGGCGTCACGTTGTTTGCGCTGTAAAGCTTTGTTCTTTCCTCCGCCAAACATATAGTTGAAGCCCATATAAACTGTTTGGTTTTCCCAGTAGAATTCACCATACTGTCTGTAAGGGATGTTTCCGTCGAAAGCGAAATGCATAGTGTCGAAAATATCGTTGAATCGCAACGTAAATGTTCCCATTCCTTTTAGAACATTGTAAGTCATTCCGAAATCAGCTTTATACATTGCTTTACGTTTGAACTGTAAACTTAAATCTTCACCTCTGTACATTCCGAACAACTGGAAACGAATATCTTTTGTAGCAGTGAACGTATTATTCATACGGGCATTAAAATTGGTCACATCGGCTTGTGCATTTTCAAGCTCGCTCGTGATTGCGTTTTGAACAGTACCTTTAACTGTCTTGAAATAAGCATCGGCACTAACATTGGCAGCCCACCATTTTGTAAATTTCAGATTCGCGGATGACTCAACACCAAAAGCATTGTTATCGTCAAAATTGTCGTAAGAAAGGATCTTTCTTTCTACATTGTTAGGGTCATTGAAAACCACTCTCGAAATTTCGTTAGTAATATGTCTGTAAAATACTCCGGAAGTAATTGAACCCATTTTTATATTTCTGGTGTAATTTACTTCAACAGAGTTGGTGAATTGCGGTTCTAGGGTTGGATTCCCCTTTGATTCCATCAATGGTGTTGTCCATTCCCTGATAGGGCTTAATTGTCCGATACTAGGTCGGTCCACACGTCTGGAGTAGTTGAAATTATAAGAGTTTTTTTCGTCAGCCATATAATTTACAAATAGGGAAGGGTATACGGTGAAGATTTCGTCTGTAACTGTATCATCTTGTGTTTCAGTAGTAGAAGGCGGAGTCAGATTGGATTGGAAGTAGTCATCAACACGGTGGAAATCGCCTTCAATCTCGTAATATTCGGCTCTTAATCCGATTTGGGAACTCCATTTAGAATTCCATTGTTTGCTGAAATTGGAATAAACAGCATGGATATTTCTGTCGAACGTAAAATCGTAGTTGGAATCTTTGGAGAATGTATATGGAGAAAAGTATTCGCTTCCGTCTTCTGTAGAGATAAAATCATTTTCAGTTGTTTGAATTCGGCTTTCTGCACCCAATTCCATTTTCAATGACTCTGATAGAGGGTTTACGTAGTCAATGTTAAACTGGGCATAATCCGTAACTCCGTCAATCAAATTTAAAGCTGTTGATTCTGAGAATAAAGGGCCATTGGTTACCGTGGCGGTATTGTCATAGTCCGTATTCTCATTGTTTTTTGTTTTCGAATAGTTCGCCTGAAACTCTATGTTTTCCCCTTTTTTATCGAAATCGTGCTTGAAGGCCAAATCGTAAGTATGGGTTTTGTTCTCATTTTCGTTGTCAAAATGCTGGTAGAGGTCGTTTTTGGTATCAGCAAAATAGTTTGTGGTAGTTTGTCCGTAACCATCCGTATGGGCAATGTTTTGATTGGTGTAGAAAGAAAACGTGTTCTTTTCGTTGATGTAATAATCCATGCCCAATTTTAAAACGTGTGAATTGCCAAGGTTTCGGAACTCGAAATTTTGCAAATTTTCCTTGCCCGGATTGGCACTGTTTACCCAACCGTTATTTGCGTTGATACCATGATTGTACCCGTAATTCGAGTAGAAATTTACTTTTCCTACTCTGTAGTTAAGGTTTAAGGCTGTATTTGTTTTTGGCGTTATACCAAAGGTAACTCCGGCGTTAATACTTCCGTTAAAACCATCGTTCGTGTTTTTGTGTAAAATGATATTGATGATACCGCTCATTCCTTCAGGATTGTATTTTGCAGACGGACTGGTGATTAATTCAATCTGTTTGATTGAAGAAGACGGAATCTGCTGTAACAACTGAGAAGCTTCTATGTTTGATGGTTTTCCATCGATTAATACACGAACATTGGAGTTTCCTCTAAGGCTTAATTCTTTGGTTTGAGGGTCGATGCTCACCGTCGGAATATTGTTCATGATTTCGGAAGCAGTCGTACCTGATGCGATCAAGTCTTTCCCCACATTTACGACTTTTCGGTCGATTTTCTGTACGATGTTGGAACGTTCGGCTACAATGTTAACGCCTTCCAGTTGCGTGGCTTCGGATTCAATGGCGATGGTGCCAAAATTTATCGATTTATCAGCACTGGTTAACGTAAATGCTTTGCTAAAAGTTTTGTATCCGATGAATTGAACTACTAAAGTATAACTTTTTAATTCCAAGTTGGTAATGTTGAAGTTACCGTTATCCTGCGTAACCGCCCCGGTTACTACTTTGTCGCCTTCTTTTACAGAAACCGAAGCATAGCCGATAGGTTCCTTTGTGGCTTTGTCGATTACTTTTCCTGAAACACTTCCAAGCGCTGCTGATGGTGCCTGTGCAAATGTCGCACCCAGTGTGCTCAGGAAACAAATTAAAAACAATTTAAGTTTCATGCCTTTGATTTTTTTCCGTTGCGCTCCAAACGGTTCGGCTGCGCCTCGGGTTGATTGATGATTAATTAGGGTTGTTGTAAAATTTATTGGCGGAGAAATAGATCTGCCGAATGATTATAGTAGACTCCAAAAGTGTACTTTTGTTACAAATAACTCTGAAAAAAAAGTTTATTTGTGATTTTTATTCGATAAAGAGCTGAATTTCAATGTTGAAATTTCTGATTTTCGAATTTTCAAATTCTGCAATTAAACGTATCTTTGCACCCTTAAAAAATCAAAAAATATGATGCTTCAACAAATTCTTACGGAAAAAATCCAGAAAGCGGTTCAGGATATATTTGATGTGACACTAGAGAAAGTGGAATTTCAGGCAACCCGCAGGGAGTTTGAAGGCGACATAACCGTGGTGATTTTTCCGCTTTTAAAATTGATAAAAAGCAATCCGGCGGAATTAGGAAACAAAATCGGCGATTATTTGGTTCAAAATGTAACAGAAGTAGCCCGTTTTAATGTTGTTTCCGGATTTTTGAATATTGTGATTTCTGATTCGTATTACCTGAATTTTTTCAACAGTATAAAAAATACAGACAACTACGGTTTTGTAACCCCGAAAGAGGATGCAAAAGCGACCATGGTGGAATTTGCTTCACCAAATACAAACAAGCCATTGCACCTGGGGCATGTTAGAAACATCCTTTTGGGTTATTCCGTGGCTGAAATTATCAAGGCATCGGGTAAAAAAGTATATAAAACCCAAATTGTAAACGACCGCGGAATCCACATCTGTAAGTCGATGTTGGCCTGGCAGAAATTCGGCAACGGAGAAACGCCACAAACATCTGGTTTGAAAGGCGATAAACTGGTCGGAAAATATTATGTAGAGTTTGATAAAGCCTACAAAAGCGAAGTAACCGAGTTAATGGCGCAGGGTAAATCAGAGGATGAAGCTAAAAAACAGGCGCCTATGATTCTGGAAGCACAGCAAATGCTTTTGGACTGGGAAGCCGGAAAACCAGAAGTTGTAACGCTTTGGAAAACCATGAACCAATGGGTTTATGATGGTTTTGAAGTTACTTATAAAGATTTGGGCGTTGACTTCGATTCTTACTATTATGAAAGCAATACGTACCTGTTAGGAAAAGAAGTTGTGAGCTTCGGATTGGAAAAAGGCATTTTCGAAAAAGATCCGGACGGTTCGGTTTGGATTGATTTAACCGAAGATGGTTTAGACCGAAAAATTGTATTGCGTTCTGACGGTACAGCGGTTTATATGACGCAGGATATTGGAACGGCGATTCAGCGTGTGAAAGACAATCCGGATGTTGGAGGAATGGTGTATACGGTTGGAAATGAGCAGGATTATCACTTTAAAGTATTGTTCCTGATCCTGAAAAAATTAGGTTTCGACTGGGCAGAAAGCTTATACCATTTGTCATACGGAATGGTGGAATTGCCATCCGGAAAAATGAAATCCCGTGAAGGAACTGTTGTAGATGCCGATGACTTGATCGAAGAAATGGTGGTAACCGCACGTGAAATCTCTGAAGAATTAGGAAAACTGGAAGGTTATTCCGAAGAGGAAAAATCGAAGTTGTATAAAACGATCGGAATGGGTGCTTTAAAGTATTATATGCTTAAAGTAGATCCGAGAAAAGGAATGATGTTCAATCCGGAAGAATCGGTTGATTTTGCGGGTAACACAGGGCCTTTCATTCAATATACGTATGCGCGTATCCAATCGATTTTACGAAAAACTGATTTCGACCTAAATACAGATGTAGTAGTTGAAATTCACGAAAAAGAAAAAGAGCTGCTAAAACTAATGGAAGAATTCCCGGTGGTAATTCAAGATGCGGCTAAACACCACAGTCCGGCGTTAATAGCAAATTATTTATATGATTTGGTGAGAGAATACAATTCATTTTATCAGGCCGTTTCTATTTTAGGGGAAGAGGATCTGGCGAAGAAAGTATTCCGCGTTCAATTATCCAAAAAAGTAGGTGAAGTCATTAAATCAGCATTTGGTTTGCTTGGAATCGATGTGCCGGAGAGAATGTAAAAATAAAAGTGACTAGAGAAAAGGGGAAAGAAAATTACAGATATAAGTTTTGGACTATTTCCTTATCCCTTTTAACTAATCCCTAAAAAAATAAAATGAATCAAAATAAATCCTACTTTGTTCAATCGTTTACAATTTTTGCTGTTTCCATAGCGGCATTCCTTGTTTTTAAATCGATTTTGCCAAAGAAACTTTTTTCGGAGAGCACGGTCAATTCCAAAAATGTGGTAATTGACAGTTTGCTTTTGGAAGCTTTAGAAGAAGATAAAGATGCTGCCGATGGCGACACGCTTTCCAACCAGCCGATCTCTTTTACGGCTGTGGATGGCATCACGTTTCCTGATGAAAAATTTGAGGATTATAAAGGATTCCAGCATTTGATTCAGTTTTATGAGAAATTGTATCAGTTGGAAACGAAACATCAGGGGAATGTCCGGATCGCTTATTTCGGCGATTCCATGACCGATGGTGATATGATTGTTCAGGATTTCAGAGCTAATTTTCAGGATAAATTTGGTGGTCAGGGTGTTGGTTTCGTG encodes the following:
- a CDS encoding 3-oxoacyl-ACP synthase III family protein, with protein sequence MYHSKITGLGYYVPDNIVTNDDLSKIMDTNDEWIQERTGIQERRHIIRGEDTTTSMGVKAAAIAIKRSGVAKEDIDFVIFATLSPDYYFPGPGVLVQRDLGLRTVGALDVRNQCSGFVYAVSIADQYIKTGMYKNILVIGSEVHSTGLDMSTRGRGVSVIFGDGAGAAVLSREEDTTKGILSTHLHSEGQYAEELALQAPGMGKRWITDIIADDDPNDESYYPYMNGQFVFKNAVVRFSEVINEGLQANNLQVSDINMLIPHQANLRISQFIQQKFKLTDDQVYNNIQKYGNTTAASIPIALTEAWEKGKIKEGDLVVLAAFGSGFTWGSVIIRW
- a CDS encoding sterol desaturase family protein, which codes for MARRVAVFNEGQARLFENKYLEMLTKGNPILIWSMYIPILSYLVFRAHSVYGLSVLLTAGLFVGGMLYWTFFEYVAHRYLFHMVSENIKMKKVAYIMHGNHHEYPKDKDRLFMPPVPSLILSSALFGLHYLILWDYNWAFFPGFMFGYLLYASMHYAIHAVEPPFEFMRPLWRNHQMHHYRDEHLGYGVSNTFWDKVFGTTFDFRKHKEDKEKADALKFDK
- a CDS encoding TonB-dependent receptor domain-containing protein, whose amino-acid sequence is MKLKLFLICFLSTLGATFAQAPSAALGSVSGKVIDKATKEPIGYASVSVKEGDKVVTGAVTQDNGNFNITNLELKSYTLVVQFIGYKTFSKAFTLTSADKSINFGTIAIESEATQLEGVNIVAERSNIVQKIDRKVVNVGKDLIASGTTASEIMNNIPTVSIDPQTKELSLRGNSNVRVLIDGKPSNIEASQLLQQIPSSSIKQIELITSPSAKYNPEGMSGIINIILHKNTNDGFNGSINAGVTFGITPKTNTALNLNYRVGKVNFYSNYGYNHGINANNGWVNSANPGKENLQNFEFRNLGNSHVLKLGMDYYINEKNTFSFYTNQNIAHTDGYGQTTTNYFADTKNDLYQHFDNENENKTHTYDLAFKHDFDKKGENIEFQANYSKTKNNENTDYDNTATVTNGPLFSESTALNLIDGVTDYAQFNIDYVNPLSESLKMELGAESRIQTTENDFISTEDGSEYFSPYTFSKDSNYDFTFDRNIHAVYSNFSKQWNSKWSSQIGLRAEYYEIEGDFHRVDDYFQSNLTPPSTTETQDDTVTDEIFTVYPSLFVNYMADEKNSYNFNYSRRVDRPSIGQLSPIREWTTPLMESKGNPTLEPQFTNSVEVNYTRNIKMGSITSGVFYRHITNEISRVVFNDPNNVERKILSYDNFDDNNAFGVESSANLKFTKWWAANVSADAYFKTVKGTVQNAITSELENAQADVTNFNARMNNTFTATKDIRFQLFGMYRGEDLSLQFKRKAMYKADFGMTYNVLKGMGTFTLRFNDIFDTMHFAFDGNIPYRQYGEFYWENQTVYMGFNYMFGGGKNKALQRKQRDANETQGGGMF
- a CDS encoding S9 family peptidase — encoded protein: MKLLYKSVFFLLLGPSLFAQENLKYQKPSKEILALADYERAPSVSMDTKKEWMLLTYRNTYKNLDDLNQEEMRLGGLRINPLTNISSTVTYISNLKVRRIKDKNETQVTGLPENAKIANLSWSPDEKKIAFTHTTNSGVELWVLDIVSAKATKLTSANLNANMGNPVNWYRDGQNLLVKMLVPNRPALIDPKKDLPTGPTTSNSEGKVSQNRTFQDLLKNKTDETNFETLVRSELYKIDLNGKAELFKKADMYAGESFSPDGNYLMISTLQKPFSYIVPLSRFPQKTVVYDKSGNEVKTVNEIPLNEIMPKGFMAVRTGKRNMGWRNDTPATLYYVEALDGGDPANKVDFRDEVFLWNAPFASSPVSLVKTPQRYEGITWGNDKIAVVYDGWYDTRNTKTYLINPSNPSETPKVISDRNSQDIYSDPGNFETKKNDYNRHVLALEGDNAYLLGDGFTKDGQFPFIDEFNIKTLKSKRLYQSAFKNKKEAILSIEDYKKGLVLVQIQSPTEFPNYYFRDIKSKDKITPITTFKNPFESIKNVHKEVLKYKRKDGVELSGTLYLPANYDLKTKKEKLPLLIWAYPAEFKDKNSAGQSNQNPNEFTFPNYGSFVYWVTKGYAVLDDASFPIIGEGKTEPNDTFISQLVANGEAAIDAVDKLGYINRKKVAVGGHSYGAFMTANLLSHSNLFACGIARSGAYNRTLTPFGFQNEQRNYWEASNIYNEMSPFMNAEKMKTPLLLVHGEADNNPGTFTLQTERYFQALKGLGAPARMLILPKESHGYAAKENIFHLLWEQDQFLEKHLKN
- the argS gene encoding arginine--tRNA ligase; protein product: MMLQQILTEKIQKAVQDIFDVTLEKVEFQATRREFEGDITVVIFPLLKLIKSNPAELGNKIGDYLVQNVTEVARFNVVSGFLNIVISDSYYLNFFNSIKNTDNYGFVTPKEDAKATMVEFASPNTNKPLHLGHVRNILLGYSVAEIIKASGKKVYKTQIVNDRGIHICKSMLAWQKFGNGETPQTSGLKGDKLVGKYYVEFDKAYKSEVTELMAQGKSEDEAKKQAPMILEAQQMLLDWEAGKPEVVTLWKTMNQWVYDGFEVTYKDLGVDFDSYYYESNTYLLGKEVVSFGLEKGIFEKDPDGSVWIDLTEDGLDRKIVLRSDGTAVYMTQDIGTAIQRVKDNPDVGGMVYTVGNEQDYHFKVLFLILKKLGFDWAESLYHLSYGMVELPSGKMKSREGTVVDADDLIEEMVVTAREISEELGKLEGYSEEEKSKLYKTIGMGALKYYMLKVDPRKGMMFNPEESVDFAGNTGPFIQYTYARIQSILRKTDFDLNTDVVVEIHEKEKELLKLMEEFPVVIQDAAKHHSPALIANYLYDLVREYNSFYQAVSILGEEDLAKKVFRVQLSKKVGEVIKSAFGLLGIDVPERM